In Vibrio gangliei, a single window of DNA contains:
- the cobA gene encoding uroporphyrinogen-III C-methyltransferase — MKRISMDTIARFPINRQNTVRQDALTLPSKVVKSRLVSGQVALIGAGPGDAELLTVKALSYLQQADVVLYDYLVSDDIMALIPDSTILVCVGKRAGHHSVPQDKTNQLLVDFAQQGYKVARIKGGDPFIFGRGGEELEVLAQAGIRFEVIPGITAAAGATAYAGIPLTHRDYAQSAMFITGHLKSERDQMDWSTLARGNQTLVIYMGLMKSTYIQQQLIEHGRALTTPIAIIERGTQAQQKVFIGTLADLATLAEDAQSPSLIVIGEVVKLASTLSWFGESPNHVQVENSIAV; from the coding sequence ATGAAGCGGATTAGTATGGATACGATCGCAAGGTTTCCGATAAACAGACAAAACACGGTCCGACAAGATGCGCTGACATTGCCAAGCAAGGTGGTAAAAAGCCGCTTAGTGTCAGGACAAGTAGCGTTGATTGGTGCAGGACCGGGGGATGCAGAATTGCTGACGGTTAAAGCCTTGTCTTATCTACAACAAGCTGATGTCGTTTTATATGACTACTTGGTGTCTGATGACATCATGGCGTTGATCCCTGACTCCACTATTTTGGTCTGTGTTGGGAAACGGGCCGGACACCATAGTGTTCCGCAGGATAAAACCAATCAGCTATTAGTGGATTTTGCGCAGCAAGGTTACAAAGTTGCGCGGATTAAAGGTGGGGATCCTTTTATCTTTGGGCGTGGCGGGGAAGAACTTGAAGTGCTGGCTCAAGCGGGCATTCGATTTGAGGTTATCCCAGGTATTACTGCAGCGGCGGGAGCAACCGCTTACGCTGGCATCCCGTTAACTCATCGTGATTATGCCCAGTCCGCCATGTTCATTACTGGCCATTTAAAATCAGAGCGTGACCAGATGGATTGGTCTACGTTGGCGCGAGGAAATCAAACACTGGTGATTTATATGGGCTTGATGAAGTCCACCTATATTCAGCAGCAATTGATTGAGCATGGACGCGCATTAACCACGCCGATTGCCATCATTGAACGTGGTACGCAAGCACAACAAAAAGTCTTTATCGGGACATTAGCTGATCTCGCCACTCTAGCGGAAGACGCTCAGTCACCATCGTTAATCGTGATTGGTGAAGTGGTGAAATTGGCCTCTACTTTGTCTTGGTTTGGCGAGAGTCCGAATCATGTTCAAGTCGAAAATTCGATTGCCGTTTAA
- a CDS encoding GNAT family N-acetyltransferase: MSNSIQWHCKSFQQLSTQELYQLLKLRVDVFVVEQTCPYPELDGKDCLDGVYQLLGYQDDQLVACSRLLAAGVSFDTVSIGRVATLASARGHGLGHQLMQTSIEACQKIWGDVEITIGAQAHLEVYYGKHGFQKISEEYLEDGIPHIDMARAVA; the protein is encoded by the coding sequence ATGTCCAACTCGATTCAATGGCACTGTAAATCATTCCAACAACTGAGCACGCAAGAGCTGTATCAATTACTTAAATTAAGAGTTGATGTCTTTGTGGTCGAACAAACCTGCCCATACCCAGAATTAGATGGCAAAGATTGTTTGGATGGCGTGTACCAATTACTCGGATACCAAGATGATCAGTTGGTCGCTTGCTCACGTTTATTAGCTGCGGGGGTAAGTTTTGACACCGTAAGTATCGGGCGAGTCGCAACACTAGCTAGCGCGAGAGGACATGGTTTAGGGCATCAATTGATGCAAACCTCCATCGAGGCTTGTCAAAAAATTTGGGGAGATGTTGAGATTACCATTGGTGCACAAGCTCACTTGGAAGTCTATTACGGCAAGCATGGGTTTCAAAAAATCTCAGAGGAATACTTGGAAGATGGTATTCCTCATATTGATATGGCGAGGGCGGTCGCTTAG
- a CDS encoding LysM-like peptidoglycan-binding domain-containing protein — MNQRKQDNQSRIHSLKEQVIQSQVVESVIHFWQTLPKLHQRLLMVLLPLVLILLIWPSSEKEQPVQDIVKKPAEPSRMAVPLIINGEETNATKPKPKVDNNEKRVQVSGPQAEEEQPKRKVSNDAGPEPWHDYTVQKGDTLSQVFRNNDLPLSDLTQLLEVQGKDKPLSHIKAGQLVRFRLNNRGELVMLRIEKEESAVMFFRLDSGGFYRSSN; from the coding sequence GTGAACCAACGTAAGCAAGATAACCAGAGCCGTATTCACTCTTTGAAAGAACAAGTGATTCAATCTCAAGTAGTGGAAAGTGTTATTCATTTTTGGCAAACGCTACCGAAACTCCATCAGCGACTCTTGATGGTATTATTGCCGTTAGTGCTTATATTACTCATTTGGCCAAGTTCAGAGAAAGAGCAGCCTGTACAGGACATCGTTAAAAAGCCCGCAGAACCTTCACGTATGGCCGTGCCACTGATCATAAACGGTGAAGAAACCAATGCTACCAAGCCAAAGCCTAAAGTTGATAACAATGAGAAGCGCGTTCAAGTCAGTGGACCTCAAGCCGAAGAAGAGCAACCTAAGCGTAAGGTGAGCAATGACGCTGGCCCTGAGCCTTGGCATGACTATACGGTACAGAAGGGCGATACTTTATCTCAGGTTTTCCGTAATAATGATTTACCTCTGTCTGATTTAACTCAATTGCTTGAAGTGCAAGGTAAAGACAAGCCATTAAGTCACATCAAAGCCGGACAGTTAGTCCGTTTTCGATTAAATAACCGTGGTGAACTGGTTATGTTACGAATCGAAAAAGAAGAGAGCGCAGTCATGTTCTTCCGATTAGACAGTGGTGGCTTTTACCGTAGCTCAAATTAG
- a CDS encoding FKBP-type peptidyl-prolyl cis-trans isomerase — protein sequence MSDVKLETIEQKASYGIGLQMGQQLAGSGLEGLNVAAIAKGIATSLTGDMPEIEVDEINNALRELHTRAEAQRAEAAKAAAADGEAFLKDNALRSEVTVLASGLQYEVITEGAGEIPTSDKQVRVHYHGQLTDGTVFDSSVSRGQPAEFPVTGVIAGWVEALQLMPVGSKWKLYIPQDLAYGERGAGAAIPPFAALVFEVELLAIL from the coding sequence ATGTCTGACGTTAAATTAGAAACAATCGAACAAAAAGCAAGTTACGGTATTGGTCTACAAATGGGTCAACAACTTGCAGGAAGTGGCCTTGAGGGTCTGAATGTAGCGGCTATCGCGAAAGGTATCGCTACATCATTAACTGGTGACATGCCAGAAATCGAAGTTGACGAAATCAACAATGCATTACGTGAACTTCATACTCGCGCAGAAGCACAACGTGCAGAAGCAGCCAAAGCGGCAGCGGCTGACGGTGAAGCCTTCCTAAAAGATAACGCATTGCGTTCAGAAGTTACGGTTCTAGCATCTGGTCTTCAATATGAAGTCATCACAGAAGGCGCTGGTGAGATCCCAACATCTGATAAACAAGTTCGCGTACATTACCACGGTCAATTAACTGACGGCACCGTATTTGATAGCTCAGTATCTCGTGGACAACCTGCTGAGTTCCCAGTGACCGGCGTTATCGCAGGTTGGGTTGAAGCACTTCAATTAATGCCAGTAGGTTCAAAGTGGAAGTTATACATTCCTCAAGACCTAGCCTATGGTGAGCGTGGCGCAGGTGCTGCGATCCCTCCATTTGCAGCCTTAGTATTCGAAGTTGAACTTCTAGCGATTCTATAA
- a CDS encoding DUF2780 domain-containing protein: MKKLALTLITASLVVSSPSYALFGLGDKDSDTVTSLAGQLQSSSELVNSLKDQLGVSTEQAAGGAGALLAMASSQLSGASGEELSGLSSNLSGLLETAKSTGTSLDSMAAVKTAFEKLGLDSSMVEQYVPIVLDYLGDEGASSGLLSSLTSLWK, translated from the coding sequence ATGAAGAAACTCGCATTAACACTTATTACAGCTAGTTTAGTTGTCTCTAGCCCGAGCTACGCCTTATTTGGTTTAGGTGATAAAGATTCGGATACCGTCACTAGCCTGGCTGGCCAACTACAAAGTAGCTCAGAATTGGTGAATAGCCTAAAAGACCAACTTGGTGTATCGACTGAACAAGCAGCGGGCGGTGCAGGTGCATTACTTGCAATGGCCTCAAGTCAACTTTCTGGTGCTTCTGGCGAAGAATTATCAGGTTTATCATCGAATCTCAGTGGTTTATTGGAAACGGCCAAGTCAACAGGCACTAGCCTAGATAGTATGGCTGCAGTCAAAACGGCATTTGAGAAGTTAGGTCTAGATAGCTCTATGGTAGAGCAATACGTACCGATCGTATTAGATTACTTAGGTGATGAAGGCGCCAGCAGCGGACTACTCAGCTCACTAACCAGTCTTTGGAAATAA
- the rplQ gene encoding 50S ribosomal protein L17 yields the protein MRHRKSGRQLNRNSSHRKAMFSNMASSLVRHEVIKTTLPKAKELRRVVEPLITLAKTDSVANRRLAFARTRDNEVVAKLFNELGPRFAARQGGYTRILKAGFRAGDKAPMAYIELVDRPEAAAEEAAE from the coding sequence ATGCGCCATCGTAAGAGTGGTCGTCAACTCAACCGCAACAGCAGCCATCGCAAAGCGATGTTTAGCAACATGGCTAGCTCTCTAGTTCGTCATGAAGTTATCAAGACAACTTTGCCTAAGGCAAAAGAGCTTCGCCGCGTAGTTGAGCCTTTGATTACACTAGCTAAGACTGACAGCGTTGCTAACCGTCGTCTTGCATTTGCTCGCACTCGTGATAACGAAGTTGTAGCAAAACTATTTAATGAATTAGGTCCACGTTTCGCAGCTCGCCAAGGCGGCTACACTCGTATCCTAAAAGCTGGCTTCCGTGCTGGTGACAAAGCTCCAATGGCTTACATTGAGCTTGTTGACCGTCCAGAAGCAGCGGCTGAAGAAGCTGCTGAATAA
- a CDS encoding DNA-directed RNA polymerase subunit alpha, producing the protein MQGSVTEFLKPRLVDIEQISTTHAKVTLEPLERGFGHTLGNALRRILLSSMPGCAVTEVEIEGVLHEYSTKEGVQEDILEILLNLKGLAVSVAEGKDEVFITLKKSGSGPVVAGDIIHDGDVEIANPEHVICHLTDDKAEIAMRIKVQRGRGYVPSSARIHTEEDERPIGRLLVDATYSPVDKIAYSVEAARVEQRTDLDKLVIDMETNGTLEPEEAIRRAATILAEQLDAFVDLRDVRVPEEKEEKPEFDPILLRPVDDLELTVRSANCLKAEAIHYIGDLVQRTEVELLKTPNLGKKSLTEIKDVLASRGLSLGMRLENWPPASIAED; encoded by the coding sequence ATGCAGGGTTCTGTAACAGAATTTCTTAAGCCACGTCTTGTTGACATCGAACAAATCAGCACGACACATGCAAAAGTAACTCTTGAGCCTTTAGAGCGTGGCTTTGGTCACACTTTAGGTAATGCACTTCGCCGTATTCTTTTATCTTCTATGCCAGGTTGTGCTGTAACAGAAGTTGAGATTGAAGGCGTTTTACACGAGTACAGCACCAAAGAAGGCGTTCAAGAAGATATCCTTGAGATCCTTCTTAACCTGAAAGGTCTAGCTGTGAGTGTTGCCGAAGGCAAAGATGAAGTGTTTATTACACTAAAAAAATCAGGCTCGGGCCCTGTTGTTGCAGGTGACATCATCCATGATGGTGATGTAGAGATCGCTAACCCAGAACACGTTATTTGTCACCTAACGGATGACAAAGCTGAAATTGCTATGCGTATTAAAGTACAACGTGGTCGCGGTTACGTTCCGTCTTCAGCTCGTATCCATACTGAAGAAGATGAGCGTCCAATCGGTCGTCTACTTGTTGATGCTACTTACAGCCCGGTTGATAAAATCGCCTACTCTGTAGAAGCAGCACGTGTAGAACAACGTACTGACTTAGACAAGCTTGTTATCGATATGGAAACAAATGGTACTTTGGAACCTGAGGAAGCAATCCGTCGTGCAGCTACAATTTTAGCTGAACAATTGGATGCGTTCGTAGATCTTCGTGATGTACGTGTACCAGAAGAGAAAGAAGAGAAGCCGGAGTTCGATCCTATTCTACTGCGTCCTGTAGACGATCTTGAACTAACAGTTCGCTCTGCTAACTGTTTGAAAGCAGAAGCGATTCACTACATCGGTGATCTTGTACAGCGTACTGAGGTTGAGCTTCTTAAAACGCCAAACCTTGGTAAGAAGTCTTTAACAGAGATTAAAGATGTTCTAGCGTCGCGCGGTCTGTCTCTAGGTATGCGCCTAGAAAACTGGCCACCAGCGTCGATTGCTGAAGATTAA
- the rpsD gene encoding 30S ribosomal protein S4, which produces MARYLGPKLKLSRREGTDLFLKSGVRAIDTKCKIDNAPGVHGARRGRLSEFGVQLREKQKVRRMYGVLEKQFRNYYKEAARLKGNTGENLLQLLEGRLDNVVYRMGFGATRAESRQLVSHKAILVNGKVVNVPSFKVSANDVVSIREKAKQQSRIKAALEVAEQREKPTWIEVDASKMEGTFKRIPERSDLSADINEHLIVELYSK; this is translated from the coding sequence ATGGCAAGATATTTGGGCCCTAAGCTTAAGCTTAGTCGTCGTGAAGGTACTGACTTATTCCTTAAGTCAGGTGTCCGCGCGATCGATACCAAGTGTAAAATTGATAACGCACCAGGTGTACACGGCGCTCGTCGCGGTCGTCTATCTGAGTTTGGCGTTCAGCTTCGTGAGAAGCAAAAAGTTCGTCGTATGTACGGCGTACTAGAAAAACAATTCCGCAACTACTACAAAGAAGCTGCACGCCTTAAAGGCAACACAGGTGAAAACCTGCTTCAACTTCTTGAAGGTCGTTTAGATAATGTCGTATACCGTATGGGTTTCGGTGCTACTCGCGCTGAATCACGTCAGCTAGTTAGCCACAAAGCTATCCTAGTAAACGGCAAAGTAGTTAACGTTCCTTCATTCAAAGTTTCGGCTAACGATGTTGTTTCTATCCGTGAAAAAGCTAAACAGCAATCACGTATTAAGGCTGCTCTAGAAGTTGCTGAACAACGCGAAAAACCAACTTGGATTGAAGTAGATGCTAGCAAGATGGAAGGTACTTTCAAACGTATCCCAGAGCGTTCTGATCTATCTGCTGACATCAACGAACACTTGATCGTCGAACTTTACTCTAAGTAA
- the rpsK gene encoding 30S ribosomal protein S11, with product MAKQPTRTRKRVRKQVADGVAHIHASFNNTIVTITDRQGNALAWATAGGSGFRGSRKSTPFAAQVAAERAGEMAKEYGLKNLEVMVKGPGPGRESTIRALNALGYRITNIVDATPIPHNGCRPPKKRRV from the coding sequence ATGGCAAAACAACCAACACGCACGCGTAAACGCGTTCGCAAACAAGTAGCAGATGGCGTAGCGCACATCCATGCTTCTTTTAACAACACAATCGTGACCATTACTGACCGTCAAGGTAACGCTCTTGCATGGGCTACTGCAGGTGGTTCAGGTTTCCGTGGTTCTCGTAAATCTACGCCGTTTGCTGCACAGGTTGCTGCTGAACGCGCAGGTGAAATGGCCAAAGAATATGGCTTAAAGAACTTGGAAGTTATGGTTAAGGGCCCTGGTCCTGGTCGTGAGTCTACTATCCGTGCTTTAAACGCATTGGGTTACCGCATCACTAACATCGTTGATGCTACTCCGATCCCTCATAACGGTTGTCGTCCACCTAAGAAACGTCGCGTTTAA
- the rpsM gene encoding 30S ribosomal protein S13 translates to MARIAGINIPDQKHAVIALTAIYGIGKTRSQAILAEVGIAEDVKISELTEEQIDQLRDGVAKYTVEGDLRREVSMNIKRLMDLGCYRGLRHRRSLPLRGQRTKTNARTRKGPRKPIKK, encoded by the coding sequence GTGGCCCGTATAGCAGGCATTAACATTCCTGATCAAAAACACGCTGTTATCGCATTAACTGCGATCTACGGCATCGGTAAAACTCGTTCTCAAGCTATTCTAGCTGAAGTGGGTATTGCTGAAGATGTTAAGATCAGTGAACTAACTGAAGAGCAGATTGATCAACTGCGTGATGGTGTAGCTAAATACACTGTAGAAGGTGATCTACGTCGTGAAGTATCGATGAACATCAAGCGTCTTATGGACCTTGGCTGTTACCGCGGTCTTCGTCATCGTCGCAGTCTACCACTACGTGGACAGCGTACTAAAACCAACGCACGCACTCGTAAGGGTCCGCGCAAGCCGATCAAAAAATAA
- the rpmJ gene encoding 50S ribosomal protein L36 yields MKVRASVKKICRNCKVIKRNGVVRVICSEPKHKQRQG; encoded by the coding sequence ATGAAAGTTCGTGCTTCCGTTAAAAAAATCTGCCGTAACTGTAAAGTTATCAAGCGCAACGGTGTTGTGCGTGTAATTTGCAGTGAGCCAAAGCATAAACAACGCCAAGGCTAA
- the secY gene encoding preprotein translocase subunit SecY, whose protein sequence is MAKKPGQDFSTSKQGTGELKSRLLFVILALLVFRAGSFVPIPGIDAAVLADLFEQQKGTIIEMFNMFSGGALSRASILALGIMPYISASIVVQLLTVVHPALAELKKEGEAGRRKISRYTRYGTLVLATFQAIGIATGLPNMVQNLVVIDQTLFTIIATISLVTGTMFLMWLGEQITERGIGNGISLIIFTGIVAGLPAAIGHTIEQARQGELNVLLLLLIAVVAFAVIYFVVFMERGQRRIVVNYAKRQQGRKVFAAQSTHLPLKINMAGVIPAIFASSIILFPGTLAQWLGQNGESKTFGWLTDVSLALSPGQPLYIILYATAIIFFCFFYTAMVFNPRETADNLKKSGAFVPGIRPGEQTARYIDKVMTRLTLVGALYITFICLVPQFMMTAWNVKFYFGGTSLLIVVVVIMDFMAQVQTHLMSQQYDSVLKKANLKGYGR, encoded by the coding sequence ATGGCTAAAAAACCAGGACAAGATTTCAGTACTTCTAAACAAGGTACTGGTGAATTAAAATCGCGTTTATTATTCGTAATCCTCGCGCTTTTGGTATTCCGAGCTGGCTCTTTTGTGCCGATTCCTGGTATTGATGCGGCTGTACTTGCCGATTTGTTCGAGCAGCAAAAAGGTACCATCATTGAAATGTTCAACATGTTCTCTGGTGGTGCTCTTTCGCGTGCATCTATATTAGCATTGGGCATCATGCCGTATATTTCGGCTTCGATTGTTGTCCAATTGCTAACTGTAGTTCATCCAGCGTTAGCCGAACTCAAGAAAGAGGGTGAAGCCGGCCGTCGTAAGATTAGCCGTTACACACGCTATGGCACGCTTGTACTGGCAACATTCCAAGCAATTGGTATTGCAACTGGTCTTCCGAACATGGTCCAAAATCTGGTCGTTATCGATCAAACCTTGTTCACTATCATTGCTACCATCAGTTTAGTAACCGGTACCATGTTCTTAATGTGGTTAGGTGAACAAATTACTGAGCGCGGAATTGGTAATGGTATCTCGTTGATTATCTTCACAGGTATCGTTGCTGGTTTGCCTGCTGCAATCGGACATACAATTGAGCAAGCGCGTCAAGGTGAATTGAACGTGCTTCTTCTATTGTTAATCGCTGTGGTTGCGTTCGCTGTTATTTATTTCGTTGTTTTCATGGAGCGTGGTCAACGTCGTATCGTTGTTAACTATGCGAAGCGTCAACAAGGTCGAAAAGTATTTGCAGCTCAAAGCACGCATTTGCCACTGAAGATAAATATGGCTGGTGTTATTCCTGCTATCTTTGCTTCAAGTATTATCCTGTTCCCAGGTACTCTTGCTCAATGGCTTGGCCAAAATGGTGAGAGTAAAACATTTGGTTGGTTAACGGATGTGTCATTGGCACTAAGCCCTGGTCAGCCTTTGTATATAATACTCTATGCGACAGCAATTATTTTCTTCTGTTTCTTTTATACTGCGATGGTGTTTAACCCGCGTGAAACAGCAGATAATTTGAAGAAGTCCGGTGCATTCGTACCCGGCATCCGCCCAGGTGAGCAGACAGCTAGATACATAGATAAAGTAATGACTCGTTTAACACTAGTCGGTGCTTTATATATTACCTTTATTTGTCTAGTCCCACAGTTTATGATGACCGCTTGGAACGTTAAGTTCTATTTCGGTGGTACTTCGCTACTCATCGTAGTGGTAGTTATCATGGACTTTATGGCACAGGTACAGACTCATCTGATGTCTCAACAGTATGATTCTGTTTTGAAAAAAGCGAATCTGAAAGGCTATGGCCGCTAA
- the rplO gene encoding 50S ribosomal protein L15, translated as MRLNTLSPAAGSKPSKKRLGRGIGSGLGKTGGRGHKGQKSRSGGSVRPGFEGGQMPLKQRLPKFGFTSRKSLVSAEVRLAELAKVTADVIDLDSLKAANVITKNIEFVKVVLSGEISKPVTVKGLRVTKGAQAAIEAAGGKIEA; from the coding sequence ATGCGTTTGAATACTCTATCACCGGCTGCGGGTTCTAAACCTTCTAAAAAGCGTTTAGGTCGTGGTATCGGTTCTGGACTAGGTAAAACTGGTGGCCGTGGTCACAAAGGTCAAAAATCACGTTCTGGCGGCTCTGTTCGTCCAGGTTTCGAAGGTGGTCAAATGCCTTTGAAACAACGTCTACCTAAGTTCGGCTTCACTTCTCGTAAGAGCCTAGTGAGTGCTGAAGTTCGTCTAGCTGAGCTAGCGAAAGTAACGGCTGACGTTATCGATCTTGACAGCCTGAAAGCTGCTAACGTAATCACTAAGAACATCGAATTTGTTAAAGTTGTTCTTTCTGGTGAAATCAGCAAGCCAGTCACTGTTAAAGGTCTACGTGTGACTAAAGGTGCTCAAGCTGCTATCGAAGCTGCTGGCGGTAAAATCGAAGCTTAA
- the rpmD gene encoding 50S ribosomal protein L30, whose product MATIKVTQTKSSIGRLPKHKATLRGLGLRKINHTVELEDTACVRGMINKVQYMVKVEE is encoded by the coding sequence ATGGCAACTATTAAAGTAACTCAAACTAAAAGCTCAATTGGTCGCCTACCAAAGCACAAAGCTACTTTGCGTGGTCTTGGCCTTCGTAAAATCAACCACACTGTTGAACTAGAAGATACTGCTTGCGTACGCGGCATGATCAATAAAGTTCAATACATGGTTAAAGTTGAGGAGTAA
- the rpsE gene encoding 30S ribosomal protein S5 — protein MAKQQEQQASDLNEKLIAVNRVSKTVKGGRIFSFTALTVVGDGNGRVGFGYGKAREVPAAIQKAMEKARRNMVTIALNEGTLHHAVKGRHTGSKVYMQPAAEGTGIIAGGAMRAVLEVVGVHNVLAKAYGSTNPINIVRATIDGLSGMKSPEMVAAKRGLTVESISE, from the coding sequence ATGGCTAAACAACAAGAACAACAAGCTTCAGATTTGAATGAAAAGCTTATCGCTGTTAACCGTGTTTCTAAGACGGTTAAAGGTGGTCGAATCTTTAGCTTTACTGCACTAACTGTAGTTGGTGACGGTAATGGTCGCGTTGGTTTCGGTTACGGCAAAGCTCGTGAAGTACCAGCTGCGATTCAAAAAGCAATGGAAAAAGCGCGTCGTAACATGGTTACTATCGCACTTAACGAAGGCACTCTTCACCATGCGGTGAAAGGTCGTCACACAGGCTCTAAAGTTTACATGCAGCCAGCTGCTGAAGGTACAGGTATCATCGCCGGTGGTGCGATGCGTGCAGTACTTGAAGTTGTAGGTGTTCACAACGTACTTGCGAAAGCGTACGGTTCTACGAACCCTATCAACATCGTTCGTGCAACGATCGATGGTTTGAGCGGCATGAAGTCACCAGAAATGGTTGCTGCTAAACGTGGTCTAACTGTTGAATCTATTTCGGAGTAA
- the rplR gene encoding 50S ribosomal protein L18 has product MDKKASRIRRATRARRKIAELGANRLVVHRTPRHVYAQVIAPNGSVVIASASTVEKAIREQVKNTGNVDAAKAVGKAIAERAIEKGITDVAFDRSGFQYHGRVAALADSAREAGLKF; this is encoded by the coding sequence ATGGATAAGAAAGCATCTCGCATCCGTCGTGCTACACGTGCACGTCGTAAGATTGCTGAGCTAGGTGCAAACCGCCTAGTAGTACACCGTACTCCACGTCATGTGTACGCTCAGGTTATCGCACCAAACGGCTCTGTGGTTATCGCTTCTGCTTCTACTGTAGAAAAGGCGATCCGTGAGCAAGTTAAGAATACTGGTAACGTTGACGCTGCTAAAGCTGTAGGTAAAGCTATTGCTGAGCGCGCTATCGAAAAAGGCATCACTGATGTTGCTTTCGATCGTTCTGGTTTCCAATACCACGGTCGAGTAGCGGCACTTGCAGATTCTGCACGTGAAGCTGGTCTGAAATTCTAA
- the rplF gene encoding 50S ribosomal protein L6, whose amino-acid sequence MSRVAKAPVAIPAGVEVKLNGQEITVKGAKGELSRVLHDAVVIAQEENNLTFGPREGVVNAWAQAGTARALVNNMVVGVTEGFTKKLVLKGVGYRAAIKGNSVALTLGFSHPVEHELPSGVKAECPSQTEIVLTACDKQLIGQVAADIRSYREPEPYKGKGVRYADENVRTKEAKKK is encoded by the coding sequence ATGTCTCGTGTTGCTAAGGCACCTGTCGCTATTCCAGCTGGCGTAGAGGTGAAACTGAACGGCCAAGAAATTACTGTTAAAGGTGCAAAAGGTGAGTTATCTCGCGTTTTACACGATGCAGTAGTGATCGCTCAGGAAGAAAACAACCTGACTTTCGGTCCACGTGAAGGTGTAGTTAATGCTTGGGCTCAAGCAGGTACTGCGCGTGCACTAGTAAACAACATGGTTGTTGGTGTTACTGAAGGCTTTACTAAGAAGCTAGTTCTTAAGGGTGTAGGTTACCGTGCTGCTATCAAAGGCAACTCTGTAGCACTTACTCTAGGCTTCTCTCATCCTGTAGAGCATGAACTGCCTTCAGGTGTTAAAGCTGAATGTCCAAGCCAAACTGAAATCGTATTAACTGCTTGTGATAAGCAATTAATCGGTCAAGTTGCTGCTGACATTCGTTCTTACCGTGAGCCTGAGCCTTATAAAGGTAAAGGTGTTCGTTACGCAGATGAAAATGTGCGTACTAAAGAAGCTAAGAAGAAGTAA
- the rpsH gene encoding 30S ribosomal protein S8: MSMQDPISDMLTRIRNGQAANKVAVKMPSSKLKVAIATLLKAEGYIADFAIEGEVKPVLEVTLKYFQAKPVIEQIQRVSRPGLRVYKKKDELPSVMGGLGVAVVSTSKGLMSDRAARKAGLGGEIICYVA, translated from the coding sequence ATGAGCATGCAAGATCCGATTTCGGATATGCTGACCCGCATTCGTAACGGTCAGGCAGCAAACAAAGTTGCTGTAAAAATGCCTTCTTCAAAGCTTAAAGTTGCAATTGCTACTTTGCTAAAAGCTGAAGGTTATATCGCTGACTTCGCAATTGAAGGCGAAGTAAAACCTGTGCTAGAAGTTACACTTAAGTACTTCCAAGCGAAACCAGTAATCGAGCAAATCCAACGTGTTTCACGTCCTGGTCTACGCGTCTACAAGAAAAAAGACGAGTTACCATCAGTGATGGGCGGTTTGGGTGTTGCTGTTGTTTCCACTTCCAAGGGTCTAATGTCTGACCGTGCTGCTCGTAAAGCAGGTCTTGGTGGTGAAATCATCTGTTACGTAGCGTAA
- the rpsN gene encoding 30S ribosomal protein S14, producing MAKQSMKAREAKRAKLVAQYAEKRAALKATISDVNASEEDRWNAVLKLQALPRDSSASRQRNRCNQTGRPHGYLRKFGLSRIKVREACMKGEIPGLRKASW from the coding sequence ATGGCTAAACAATCAATGAAAGCACGTGAAGCAAAACGTGCCAAGCTTGTAGCACAATACGCTGAGAAGCGTGCTGCGCTAAAAGCAACCATCAGTGATGTTAACGCATCTGAAGAAGATCGTTGGAACGCAGTTCTTAAACTGCAAGCTCTTCCACGTGATTCAAGTGCATCGCGTCAGCGCAACCGTTGCAACCAAACTGGTCGTCCACACGGTTACCTACGTAAATTCGGTCTAAGCCGTATCAAAGTTCGTGAAGCTTGCATGAAAGGCGAGATTCCTGGACTTCGTAAGGCTAGCTGGTAA